A genomic window from Populus alba chromosome 19, ASM523922v2, whole genome shotgun sequence includes:
- the LOC118035972 gene encoding DEAD-box ATP-dependent RNA helicase 17 isoform X3 — translation MELLVYEILQKLLHRFHWIVPGYVMGGENRSKEKARLRKGISILVATPGRLLDHLKNTASFVHTNLRWIIFDEADRILELGFGKEIEEILDLLGSRHIGSEGNGNQVSSLSNFQGQNLLLSATLNEKVNHLAKISLENPVMIGLDDKKIQPDQSVDHIETAESDEDDGLGYSKVKNSSTGDYKLPAQLVQRYVKVPCGSRLAVLLSILKNLFEREASHKIVVFFSTCDAVDFHYSLLSEFCWSPNSQSEAEHTERFLRCNTLRLHGNMKQEDRRNTFQAFKTEKSALLLSTDIAARGLDFPKVRCIIQYDSPGEATEYVHRVGRTARLGEKGDSLLFLQPVEVDYLHDLEKHGVSLTEYPILKVLGSFPLYGQVYRARKFVSLDLHPWVLYLQRALESFILSEPRMNKLAQTAFCSWVRAYTAHRGDLKRIFMVKKLHLGHVSRSFGLKQQPSLVGQSFQNQAKKRKREGKQKGLSKQKKFARKTRT, via the exons ATGGAACTTTTG GTTTATGAGATTTTGCAAAAGTTGTTGCATAGGTTTCATTGGATTGTACCGGGCTATGTAATGGGTGGTGAAAACCGGTCGAAAGAGAAAGCTAGGTTGCGCAAAG GTATATCTATTCTTGTTGCAACTCCTGGTCGCCTGTTGGATCACTTAAAGAACACAGCATCTTTTGTTCACACAAATCTGCGCTGGATCATCTTCGATGAAGCAGATAG AATTTTGGAACTAGGATTTGGCAAGGAAATAGAGGAGATACTGGATCTTTTGGGATCTAGGCATATTGGGTCTGAGGGAAATGGAAATCAAGTTTCAAGCCTTTCTAATTTTCAGGGACAAAATCTGCTACTATCAGCTACCTTAAATGAAAAGGTAAATCATCTTGCTAAAATCAGTCTAGAAAATCCAGTTATGATTGGTCTTGATGACAAGAAGATACAACCGGATCAAtcagtagatcatattgaaacTGCGGAATCTGATGAAGATGATGGTTTAGGATATAGCAAAGTAAAAAACTCTTCAACTGGAGATTATAAGCTTCCAGCTCAGTTGGTTCAGAGATATGTGAAAG TGCCTTGTGGTTCACGGCTTGCAGTACTTTTATCCATTCTCAAGAATCTGTTTGAGAGAGAAGCTTCGCATAAG ATTGTGGTGTTCTTTTCAACATGTGATGCAGTTGATTTTCACTATTCCCTCCTAAGTGAATTCTGCTGGTCACCCAACTCACAATCAGAAGCAGAACATACAGAGAGGTTCTTGAGATGTAACACTCTTCGGTTGCATGGGAACATGAAGCAGGAAGACCGAAGGAATACATTTCAAGCCTTCAAAACTGAGAAATCAGCTCTTCTTTTGTCCACAGATATTGCTGCTAGAGGCTTGGATTTTCCAAAAGTTAGATGCATTATTCAGTACGATTCTCCAGGAGAGGCAACTGAATATGTTCACAG GGTTGGTCGTACTGCTCGGTTAGGTGAAAAGGGAGACTCATTGCTATTTCTTCAACCAGTTGAAGTAGATTATCTACATGACTTGGAGAAACATGGTGTATCACTGACAGAGTATCCCATCCTCAAAGTGTTGGGTAGTTTCCCATTATATGGTCAGGTGTATCGTGCCAGAAAGTTTGTTTCTTTAGATTTGCATCCTTGGGTTCTATATTTGCAGAGGGCACTGGAGTCATTTATCTTGTCTGAG CCACGGATGAATAAACTGGCTCAGACTGCATTTTGCTCTTGGGTCCGTGCATACACAGCCCATCGTGGTGACCTGAAAAGAATTTTTATGGTGAAGAAACTTCATTTGGGGCACGTTTCCAGAAGCTTTGGACTGAAGCAGCAGCCATCATTGGTTGGACAATCATTTCAAAATCAagcaaagaagaggaagagagaaggGAAGCAAAAGGGACTATCAAAGCAGAAAAAGTTTGCTCGTAAAACACGAAcctaa
- the LOC118035972 gene encoding DEAD-box ATP-dependent RNA helicase 17 isoform X1, which translates to MDSKKKKEGKDNQKSEIFASCSFSALGLHPSLCNQLQERLGFEGPTLVQAQAIPVILSGRHVLVNAATGTGKTVVYLAPIIHHLHSYPSRIDRENGTFALVLVPTRELCLQVYEILQKLLHRFHWIVPGYVMGGENRSKEKARLRKGISILVATPGRLLDHLKNTASFVHTNLRWIIFDEADRILELGFGKEIEEILDLLGSRHIGSEGNGNQVSSLSNFQGQNLLLSATLNEKVNHLAKISLENPVMIGLDDKKIQPDQSVDHIETAESDEDDGLGYSKVKNSSTGDYKLPAQLVQRYVKVPCGSRLAVLLSILKNLFEREASHKIVVFFSTCDAVDFHYSLLSEFCWSPNSQSEAEHTERFLRCNTLRLHGNMKQEDRRNTFQAFKTEKSALLLSTDIAARGLDFPKVRCIIQYDSPGEATEYVHRVGRTARLGEKGDSLLFLQPVEVDYLHDLEKHGVSLTEYPILKVLGSFPLYGQVYRARKFVSLDLHPWVLYLQRALESFILSEPRMNKLAQTAFCSWVRAYTAHRGDLKRIFMVKKLHLGHVSRSFGLKQQPSLVGQSFQNQAKKRKREGKQKGLSKQKKFARKTRT; encoded by the exons aaaggTTGGGTTTTGAAGGTCCGACTTTAGTTCAAGCTCAAGCTATTCCAGTCATTCTCTCCGGCCGTCACGT acTTGTTAACGCGGCGACTGGTACCGGAAAAACTGTTGTGTATTTAGCTCCGATTATTCACCATTTGCATAGTTACCCTTCGAGAATCGACCGTGAGAATGGAACTTTTG CGTTGGTTCTTGTACCAACGCGGGAGCTTTGTTTGCAGGTTTATGAGATTTTGCAAAAGTTGTTGCATAGGTTTCATTGGATTGTACCGGGCTATGTAATGGGTGGTGAAAACCGGTCGAAAGAGAAAGCTAGGTTGCGCAAAG GTATATCTATTCTTGTTGCAACTCCTGGTCGCCTGTTGGATCACTTAAAGAACACAGCATCTTTTGTTCACACAAATCTGCGCTGGATCATCTTCGATGAAGCAGATAG AATTTTGGAACTAGGATTTGGCAAGGAAATAGAGGAGATACTGGATCTTTTGGGATCTAGGCATATTGGGTCTGAGGGAAATGGAAATCAAGTTTCAAGCCTTTCTAATTTTCAGGGACAAAATCTGCTACTATCAGCTACCTTAAATGAAAAGGTAAATCATCTTGCTAAAATCAGTCTAGAAAATCCAGTTATGATTGGTCTTGATGACAAGAAGATACAACCGGATCAAtcagtagatcatattgaaacTGCGGAATCTGATGAAGATGATGGTTTAGGATATAGCAAAGTAAAAAACTCTTCAACTGGAGATTATAAGCTTCCAGCTCAGTTGGTTCAGAGATATGTGAAAG TGCCTTGTGGTTCACGGCTTGCAGTACTTTTATCCATTCTCAAGAATCTGTTTGAGAGAGAAGCTTCGCATAAG ATTGTGGTGTTCTTTTCAACATGTGATGCAGTTGATTTTCACTATTCCCTCCTAAGTGAATTCTGCTGGTCACCCAACTCACAATCAGAAGCAGAACATACAGAGAGGTTCTTGAGATGTAACACTCTTCGGTTGCATGGGAACATGAAGCAGGAAGACCGAAGGAATACATTTCAAGCCTTCAAAACTGAGAAATCAGCTCTTCTTTTGTCCACAGATATTGCTGCTAGAGGCTTGGATTTTCCAAAAGTTAGATGCATTATTCAGTACGATTCTCCAGGAGAGGCAACTGAATATGTTCACAG GGTTGGTCGTACTGCTCGGTTAGGTGAAAAGGGAGACTCATTGCTATTTCTTCAACCAGTTGAAGTAGATTATCTACATGACTTGGAGAAACATGGTGTATCACTGACAGAGTATCCCATCCTCAAAGTGTTGGGTAGTTTCCCATTATATGGTCAGGTGTATCGTGCCAGAAAGTTTGTTTCTTTAGATTTGCATCCTTGGGTTCTATATTTGCAGAGGGCACTGGAGTCATTTATCTTGTCTGAG CCACGGATGAATAAACTGGCTCAGACTGCATTTTGCTCTTGGGTCCGTGCATACACAGCCCATCGTGGTGACCTGAAAAGAATTTTTATGGTGAAGAAACTTCATTTGGGGCACGTTTCCAGAAGCTTTGGACTGAAGCAGCAGCCATCATTGGTTGGACAATCATTTCAAAATCAagcaaagaagaggaagagagaaggGAAGCAAAAGGGACTATCAAAGCAGAAAAAGTTTGCTCGTAAAACACGAAcctaa
- the LOC118035972 gene encoding DEAD-box ATP-dependent RNA helicase 17 isoform X2 — translation MDSKKKKEGKDNQKSEIFASCSFSALGLHPSLCNQLQALVLVPTRELCLQVYEILQKLLHRFHWIVPGYVMGGENRSKEKARLRKGISILVATPGRLLDHLKNTASFVHTNLRWIIFDEADRILELGFGKEIEEILDLLGSRHIGSEGNGNQVSSLSNFQGQNLLLSATLNEKVNHLAKISLENPVMIGLDDKKIQPDQSVDHIETAESDEDDGLGYSKVKNSSTGDYKLPAQLVQRYVKVPCGSRLAVLLSILKNLFEREASHKIVVFFSTCDAVDFHYSLLSEFCWSPNSQSEAEHTERFLRCNTLRLHGNMKQEDRRNTFQAFKTEKSALLLSTDIAARGLDFPKVRCIIQYDSPGEATEYVHRVGRTARLGEKGDSLLFLQPVEVDYLHDLEKHGVSLTEYPILKVLGSFPLYGQVYRARKFVSLDLHPWVLYLQRALESFILSEPRMNKLAQTAFCSWVRAYTAHRGDLKRIFMVKKLHLGHVSRSFGLKQQPSLVGQSFQNQAKKRKREGKQKGLSKQKKFARKTRT, via the exons CGTTGGTTCTTGTACCAACGCGGGAGCTTTGTTTGCAGGTTTATGAGATTTTGCAAAAGTTGTTGCATAGGTTTCATTGGATTGTACCGGGCTATGTAATGGGTGGTGAAAACCGGTCGAAAGAGAAAGCTAGGTTGCGCAAAG GTATATCTATTCTTGTTGCAACTCCTGGTCGCCTGTTGGATCACTTAAAGAACACAGCATCTTTTGTTCACACAAATCTGCGCTGGATCATCTTCGATGAAGCAGATAG AATTTTGGAACTAGGATTTGGCAAGGAAATAGAGGAGATACTGGATCTTTTGGGATCTAGGCATATTGGGTCTGAGGGAAATGGAAATCAAGTTTCAAGCCTTTCTAATTTTCAGGGACAAAATCTGCTACTATCAGCTACCTTAAATGAAAAGGTAAATCATCTTGCTAAAATCAGTCTAGAAAATCCAGTTATGATTGGTCTTGATGACAAGAAGATACAACCGGATCAAtcagtagatcatattgaaacTGCGGAATCTGATGAAGATGATGGTTTAGGATATAGCAAAGTAAAAAACTCTTCAACTGGAGATTATAAGCTTCCAGCTCAGTTGGTTCAGAGATATGTGAAAG TGCCTTGTGGTTCACGGCTTGCAGTACTTTTATCCATTCTCAAGAATCTGTTTGAGAGAGAAGCTTCGCATAAG ATTGTGGTGTTCTTTTCAACATGTGATGCAGTTGATTTTCACTATTCCCTCCTAAGTGAATTCTGCTGGTCACCCAACTCACAATCAGAAGCAGAACATACAGAGAGGTTCTTGAGATGTAACACTCTTCGGTTGCATGGGAACATGAAGCAGGAAGACCGAAGGAATACATTTCAAGCCTTCAAAACTGAGAAATCAGCTCTTCTTTTGTCCACAGATATTGCTGCTAGAGGCTTGGATTTTCCAAAAGTTAGATGCATTATTCAGTACGATTCTCCAGGAGAGGCAACTGAATATGTTCACAG GGTTGGTCGTACTGCTCGGTTAGGTGAAAAGGGAGACTCATTGCTATTTCTTCAACCAGTTGAAGTAGATTATCTACATGACTTGGAGAAACATGGTGTATCACTGACAGAGTATCCCATCCTCAAAGTGTTGGGTAGTTTCCCATTATATGGTCAGGTGTATCGTGCCAGAAAGTTTGTTTCTTTAGATTTGCATCCTTGGGTTCTATATTTGCAGAGGGCACTGGAGTCATTTATCTTGTCTGAG CCACGGATGAATAAACTGGCTCAGACTGCATTTTGCTCTTGGGTCCGTGCATACACAGCCCATCGTGGTGACCTGAAAAGAATTTTTATGGTGAAGAAACTTCATTTGGGGCACGTTTCCAGAAGCTTTGGACTGAAGCAGCAGCCATCATTGGTTGGACAATCATTTCAAAATCAagcaaagaagaggaagagagaaggGAAGCAAAAGGGACTATCAAAGCAGAAAAAGTTTGCTCGTAAAACACGAAcctaa